From Armatimonadota bacterium, one genomic window encodes:
- a CDS encoding CoA transferase, producing MKTPLEGLLVVDLTRALAGPYCTLMLGDFGARVIKIEVPTGGDDTRGWGPPFIAGESAYFMGINRNKESLTLDLKTPEGQQVLGRLITRADVLVENFRPGIMERLGLAYPAVRALNPGLVYCSISGFGQDGPYRERTAYDLILQGMGGLMGITGEEGGPPVKVGVAVTDIAAGMFAAYGILAALRVRDRTGAGQLVDVSMLDGQVAWMTYQAGHFFATDENPKRLGSAHPSIVPYQAFRTRDGYVNVAVGSEAIWGRFVVAVGAPEMADDPRFRANPDRVAHRDALIVRLEELFAARATADWVAGLEEAGVPCGPIYLLSDLFADPQVRHRIMVVEMDHPRAGRIRQTGVPVKLSATPGRIVSPPPVLGEHTAAILAELGYDAETVRGMRRAGAI from the coding sequence ATGAAGACTCCCCTGGAAGGCCTCCTGGTCGTTGACCTGACCCGGGCGCTGGCCGGGCCGTACTGCACCCTGATGCTGGGCGATTTCGGCGCCCGCGTGATCAAGATCGAGGTCCCCACCGGAGGAGACGACACGCGAGGGTGGGGACCTCCGTTCATCGCCGGTGAAAGCGCCTACTTCATGGGCATCAACCGCAACAAGGAGAGTCTCACACTCGACCTCAAGACGCCCGAGGGTCAACAGGTGCTGGGCCGGCTCATCACGCGGGCGGACGTGCTGGTGGAGAACTTCCGACCGGGCATAATGGAGCGCCTGGGATTGGCCTATCCCGCCGTGCGCGCCCTGAACCCCGGTCTTGTCTACTGCTCCATCTCGGGATTCGGGCAGGACGGTCCCTACCGCGAGCGCACGGCCTACGACCTCATCCTCCAGGGGATGGGAGGGCTGATGGGCATCACGGGTGAGGAGGGCGGGCCGCCTGTGAAGGTTGGGGTCGCCGTGACCGACATCGCCGCCGGCATGTTTGCGGCCTACGGGATCCTGGCGGCGCTGCGCGTGCGCGACCGAACCGGAGCGGGTCAACTGGTGGACGTTTCCATGTTGGACGGCCAGGTGGCGTGGATGACCTACCAGGCCGGCCACTTCTTCGCCACCGACGAGAACCCGAAGCGCCTGGGCAGCGCGCACCCGTCCATCGTTCCCTACCAGGCGTTTCGGACGCGGGACGGGTACGTTAACGTAGCCGTGGGCAGCGAGGCGATCTGGGGCCGGTTTGTGGTTGCGGTGGGGGCTCCGGAGATGGCGGACGATCCCCGGTTTCGCGCCAATCCGGACCGCGTAGCGCACCGCGACGCGCTGATCGTACGCCTGGAGGAGCTCTTCGCCGCGCGCGCGACGGCCGACTGGGTGGCCGGGCTCGAGGAGGCCGGGGTGCCCTGCGGCCCCATCTACCTGCTCTCGGACCTCTTTGCCGACCCGCAGGTGCGTCACAGAATAATGGTGGTGGAGATGGATCACCCGCGGGCCGGTCGGATCAGGCAGACAGGCGTTCCGGTGAAGCTCTCGGCGACCCCGGGCCGCATCGTTTCCCCGCCGCCGGTGCTGGGAGAGCACACGGCCGCGATCCTGGCGGAACTCGGCTACGACGCCGAGACGGTTCGGGGCATGCGCCGCGCCGGCGCGATCTAG
- a CDS encoding M20 family metallo-hydrolase, which yields MKALSPARTIQELKELRSLTSDEHGAQRVAFTETWARARDWLKDRMADLPVDVHRDEAGNLWATLAGASEKALLIGGHIDSVPNGGWLDGCLNVLAGLEVLRRIHAEFGDRPPVTVRLVDWADEEGARFGRSLFGSSAAAGCLNPDEVRGLTGRDGVALPDALNACGLDLDRVTEARGELPGAAAYIELHIEQGPVLESLGLPLGAVTGTVGVERHTVRFTGQAAHSGSTPMDRRRDAFLAAGRMAQEIYSIAARWDGVCTIGSCTTLPGIVTSVVEECVISLDQRHLDAGRLARMWQEAQDAARRFAQEGSVEVEFGDLWRIEPVPFHPELIELCDAAIRETCGAGHRLPSGPLHDAAVVARAGVPTVMLFVQSLQGISHNKIEDTREEHLELAVRALDRLAAKTMGWILEQG from the coding sequence GTGAAGGCGTTGAGCCCGGCACGCACCATCCAGGAACTCAAGGAGCTGCGGTCCCTCACTTCCGATGAGCACGGCGCGCAGCGCGTGGCCTTCACCGAGACCTGGGCCAGGGCCCGGGATTGGCTGAAGGACAGGATGGCCGACCTACCCGTTGATGTGCACAGGGACGAGGCCGGCAATCTCTGGGCGACCCTGGCGGGCGCATCGGAGAAGGCCCTCCTGATCGGTGGGCACATTGACTCCGTGCCCAATGGCGGCTGGCTGGACGGTTGCCTCAACGTGCTGGCAGGTCTCGAGGTGCTGCGCCGGATCCACGCCGAGTTTGGTGACAGGCCGCCGGTAACGGTACGCCTGGTGGACTGGGCAGATGAGGAGGGCGCCCGCTTTGGGCGCAGCCTCTTCGGCTCGAGTGCGGCCGCGGGGTGCCTGAACCCAGACGAGGTACGCGGCCTCACCGGCAGAGACGGCGTGGCCCTGCCCGATGCCCTCAATGCCTGCGGGCTCGACCTGGATCGTGTGACCGAGGCCCGAGGGGAGCTCCCGGGAGCCGCGGCCTACATCGAGCTGCACATCGAACAGGGGCCCGTTCTGGAGAGCCTGGGCCTGCCGCTGGGCGCGGTGACTGGCACGGTCGGCGTGGAGCGGCACACCGTCAGGTTCACAGGTCAGGCGGCACACTCAGGTTCCACGCCCATGGACAGGCGCCGGGACGCCTTCCTGGCGGCCGGCAGGATGGCCCAGGAGATCTACTCCATAGCCGCGCGGTGGGACGGGGTGTGCACAATCGGCAGTTGCACCACCCTGCCGGGCATCGTCACATCGGTGGTTGAGGAGTGTGTGATCAGCCTGGATCAGCGGCATCTGGACGCCGGGCGTCTGGCGCGGATGTGGCAGGAAGCACAGGATGCCGCCCGCCGGTTCGCCCAGGAGGGAAGCGTGGAGGTCGAGTTCGGCGATCTGTGGCGCATCGAGCCGGTCCCATTTCACCCCGAGCTCATCGAGCTTTGCGATGCGGCCATCAGGGAGACATGCGGCGCCGGGCACCGCCTCCCCAGCGGCCCTCTTCATGATGCGGCGGTGGTCGCCAGAGCCGGCGTGCCCACGGTGATGCTGTTCGTGCAGAGCCTGCAGGGCATCTCCCACAACAAGATCGAGGACACCAGGGAGGAGCACCTGGAACTGGCCGTCCGGGCCCTGGACCGCCTGGCTGCCAAGACCATGGGCTGGATACTCGAGCAAGGTTGA
- a CDS encoding aminotransferase class III-fold pyridoxal phosphate-dependent enzyme translates to MVEQTSEHQAKHARYVLTPWSAQAGLRPPAIVRGEGRFVFDAEGKRYLDFSSGLVSVNLGHAHPKVVRAMQAQAERLCYAAPSFFHDARAELAQSLIELAPWPEEGRAFFTTGGAEANEDAIKMARLITGRPKVLASYRSFHGSSHGAATLTGDDRRFAAEPGIPGVVHFLAPYPYRSPFFTEEPAEETRRALEHLELILLNEDPQRIAALILEPVVGTNGVIVYPDGYLEGVRRITEQHGIILIFDEVMTGFGRTGAPFAAQRFGVTPDMITFAKAVTSAYVPLGGVLVRESLARHFDNNVLWCGHTFSGHPFAVAVALAVQQAYREEGLLTRALEVEGWLRSALREIHNKHAVVGDARGLGAFFALELVSDRESREPLVSRYGGDPTPLREFHATLRRRGVCVFGRYNILLIAPPLNVARDEVDLGVEALHEGLADLARKVGGQTR, encoded by the coding sequence ATGGTTGAGCAGACATCGGAGCATCAGGCAAAGCACGCCCGCTACGTGCTGACGCCCTGGTCGGCCCAGGCCGGGCTGCGGCCTCCTGCGATCGTCCGCGGGGAAGGGCGGTTCGTGTTCGACGCGGAGGGCAAGCGATACCTGGACTTCTCTTCGGGGTTGGTGTCGGTGAACCTGGGGCACGCGCACCCCAAGGTCGTGCGGGCGATGCAGGCCCAGGCCGAGCGTCTCTGCTACGCGGCACCGTCGTTCTTTCACGATGCACGGGCCGAACTTGCGCAATCCCTGATCGAACTGGCCCCATGGCCGGAGGAAGGCAGGGCGTTCTTCACCACCGGTGGAGCGGAGGCCAATGAGGATGCCATCAAGATGGCACGGCTCATCACCGGGCGGCCCAAGGTGCTTGCTTCCTACCGCTCATTCCACGGATCGAGCCACGGAGCAGCCACGCTCACCGGGGATGACCGCCGGTTCGCAGCAGAGCCCGGGATTCCCGGCGTGGTTCACTTCCTGGCCCCGTACCCCTACCGGAGTCCCTTCTTCACCGAGGAGCCCGCGGAAGAGACGCGGCGGGCCCTTGAGCACCTGGAGCTGATCCTGCTCAATGAAGATCCCCAGCGGATCGCCGCGCTCATCTTAGAACCGGTCGTAGGGACCAACGGCGTGATCGTGTACCCGGATGGGTACCTGGAGGGGGTTCGGAGGATCACGGAGCAGCACGGGATCATCCTAATCTTTGACGAGGTCATGACAGGATTTGGCCGCACCGGGGCGCCCTTTGCCGCACAACGCTTCGGGGTCACGCCAGACATGATCACCTTTGCCAAGGCCGTGACCTCCGCCTATGTGCCCCTGGGCGGAGTTCTGGTGCGCGAGTCCCTGGCCCGCCACTTCGACAACAACGTCCTCTGGTGCGGGCATACCTTCTCGGGCCACCCATTTGCGGTGGCCGTGGCCCTGGCGGTGCAGCAGGCCTACCGTGAGGAGGGCCTGCTCACACGGGCCCTTGAGGTGGAGGGCTGGCTGCGGTCCGCCCTGCGAGAGATCCACAACAAGCATGCCGTGGTGGGGGACGCACGAGGGTTGGGCGCGTTCTTCGCCCTGGAACTGGTGAGCGATAGAGAAAGCCGGGAGCCCTTGGTATCGCGATACGGAGGGGATCCGACGCCGCTCCGGGAGTTTCACGCGACCCTGAGGAGGCGCGGCGTCTGTGTCTTCGGGCGGTACAACATCCTCCTCATCGCTCCTCCCCTCAATGTTGCACGCGACGAGGTGGACCTGGGCGTGGAGGCCCTCCACGAGGGCCTGGCGGACCTCGCGCGCAAGGTCGGAGGCCAGACCAGGTAG
- a CDS encoding xanthine permease, producing the protein MAAEVRRGDLIYSIDDIPRPFGRAFFLGVQHVLTMFGATVSVPLLLGPAMGLNQAQIATLVGSVMLASGVVTLLQVHWGSRLPIVQGVSFSFLGPFFAIIGQYKGPAAMQYIAGAIITGSFVEMAVGHFRWIGKLRRFISPVVIGPVIMLIGLALFKVGAPKAGAYWPIAALVIICIFWFSQFLSRASLVFRLFPILLAVLAGWVVSYFFSSIGTFAPDHPAYVSLQVVRESKWFRPPWGEGTGWILPWGLPKFSLAFFLAILASYLASMIESFGDYHSVSYMSRLSDPSEDTINKGIRAEGVGCFFTGLFGGFASTSYSENIGLIGITRVASRYVVTIGAFVLIFLGIFGKFGALAATLPGPVVGAMYCALFGLIAAIGVQQVARADLRSDRNLLIIGFSLFMGLSLPAYFTGVPEFGIAAKKVVIAGAPWLAEMINIIGSTGMAVAAIFGLLLDNILPGTPEERGIRS; encoded by the coding sequence ATGGCAGCTGAAGTGCGAAGAGGGGATCTCATCTACAGCATTGACGACATCCCCCGCCCGTTTGGCAGAGCCTTCTTCCTGGGTGTACAGCACGTCCTGACCATGTTTGGGGCCACCGTGTCGGTCCCGCTGCTCCTGGGGCCGGCGATGGGGCTCAACCAGGCCCAGATCGCGACCCTTGTCGGGTCGGTCATGCTAGCCTCCGGCGTCGTCACCCTGCTTCAGGTACACTGGGGATCCCGCCTGCCCATCGTGCAGGGGGTCTCGTTCTCCTTCCTCGGCCCGTTCTTCGCCATAATAGGCCAGTACAAGGGGCCAGCCGCGATGCAGTACATCGCCGGCGCCATAATAACAGGCAGCTTCGTTGAGATGGCGGTGGGCCACTTCCGCTGGATCGGCAAGCTGCGCCGGTTCATCAGCCCCGTGGTCATCGGCCCGGTCATCATGCTGATCGGCCTGGCCCTGTTCAAGGTCGGCGCCCCCAAGGCGGGCGCGTACTGGCCGATCGCGGCGCTGGTGATCATTTGTATCTTCTGGTTCTCGCAGTTCCTCTCGCGGGCCAGTCTTGTGTTCCGGCTGTTTCCCATCCTGCTGGCCGTGCTTGCAGGCTGGGTAGTGTCGTACTTCTTCAGCTCGATAGGGACGTTTGCCCCGGACCACCCCGCCTATGTGAGTCTCCAGGTCGTGCGGGAGTCGAAGTGGTTCCGCCCGCCGTGGGGCGAAGGCACGGGGTGGATCCTGCCGTGGGGACTCCCTAAGTTCAGCCTGGCATTCTTCCTGGCGATCCTGGCCAGCTATCTCGCCTCGATGATCGAGTCGTTTGGGGACTACCACTCGGTCTCGTACATGAGCCGGCTCTCCGATCCCAGCGAGGACACGATCAACAAGGGGATCCGGGCCGAGGGCGTAGGCTGCTTCTTCACCGGGCTGTTCGGTGGGTTCGCCAGCACCAGCTACTCCGAGAACATCGGGCTGATCGGGATAACGAGGGTCGCCAGCCGCTACGTTGTGACAATAGGAGCCTTCGTCCTGATCTTCCTGGGTATCTTCGGCAAGTTCGGGGCGCTGGCAGCGACGCTCCCCGGGCCTGTCGTGGGCGCGATGTACTGCGCGCTCTTCGGGCTCATCGCGGCGATCGGCGTCCAGCAGGTTGCAAGGGCCGATCTTCGCAGCGACCGGAATCTGCTCATCATCGGGTTCTCCCTCTTCATGGGCCTGAGCCTCCCGGCGTACTTCACAGGTGTTCCAGAGTTCGGCATCGCTGCCAAGAAGGTGGTCATCGCCGGGGCTCCCTGGCTCGCGGAGATGATCAACATCATTGGCTCTACCGGCATGGCGGTGGCCGCGATATTCGGGCTGCTGCTGGACAACATCCTGCCGGGGACACCCGAGGAGCGCGGGATCAGGAGTTAG
- the hydA gene encoding dihydropyrimidinase, with product MPLLVKNGEILTADSRHRADIFAEDETITRIGKDLEVPPGTEVVDAGGQYVFPGFIDPHVHAYLPFMGTFSKDTHATASQAALVGGTTTYIEMCCPSRAEDALEGYALWKSKAEGQSACDYSFHMSVAKFDDRTAAALREIALDGTTSFKVFLAYKNFLGVDDDELFRTLALARELGVIVTAHCENAELVLRLQQRLLAEGKTGPEWHESSRPEAVEAEGTHHFATFLAATGARGYVVHLSCEPALRVALGAKSQGVPIHIEAVIPHLILDKTFAERPAFEGAKYVMSPPLRERRNQQALWNALAHGFIDTVGTDHAPFDFQVQKEMGRGDFTKIPNGIPAIEDRVNLLYTYGVSRGHLDIHRFVDAASTRAAKLFGLFPRKGTIAVGSDADLVVYDPIYRGTLSARTQVMNVDYSAFEGMEIDGRPSAVTVRGRIAVRDGRFVGDPGRGRFLRREPAHS from the coding sequence ATGCCGCTGCTTGTCAAGAACGGAGAGATCCTCACGGCTGATTCTCGCCACAGGGCCGACATCTTCGCAGAGGACGAAACGATCACGCGCATCGGGAAGGACCTCGAGGTCCCTCCTGGTACCGAGGTGGTGGATGCCGGCGGGCAGTATGTATTTCCCGGCTTCATAGACCCGCATGTCCACGCCTACCTCCCGTTCATGGGGACCTTCAGCAAGGACACACACGCCACCGCCAGCCAGGCGGCGCTGGTGGGAGGCACCACTACCTACATCGAGATGTGCTGCCCCTCCCGGGCCGAGGACGCCCTGGAGGGATACGCTCTGTGGAAGTCAAAGGCCGAGGGCCAGAGCGCCTGCGACTATTCCTTCCACATGTCGGTCGCCAAGTTCGACGATCGGACCGCCGCAGCGCTCCGCGAGATCGCCCTGGACGGCACCACGTCCTTCAAGGTCTTCCTGGCCTACAAGAACTTCCTCGGGGTTGATGACGATGAGCTGTTCAGGACGCTCGCGCTGGCCAGGGAGCTGGGCGTCATCGTTACGGCCCACTGCGAGAACGCGGAACTCGTTTTGCGCCTCCAGCAGCGGCTTCTTGCCGAGGGCAAGACCGGCCCCGAGTGGCACGAATCGAGCCGCCCAGAGGCGGTGGAGGCAGAGGGCACCCACCACTTCGCTACCTTCCTGGCCGCCACGGGTGCCCGCGGCTACGTGGTGCACCTCTCCTGTGAGCCGGCCCTGCGGGTCGCGCTGGGAGCCAAATCCCAGGGCGTGCCCATCCACATCGAGGCGGTCATCCCCCACCTGATCCTCGACAAGACCTTTGCCGAGCGGCCCGCGTTTGAAGGGGCCAAGTACGTGATGTCGCCGCCGCTGCGCGAGAGGCGGAACCAGCAGGCGCTTTGGAACGCCCTTGCGCATGGGTTCATTGATACCGTCGGTACTGACCACGCGCCCTTCGATTTCCAGGTCCAGAAAGAAATGGGCAGAGGGGACTTCACCAAGATCCCAAACGGCATTCCCGCCATCGAGGATCGCGTGAACCTGCTCTACACCTACGGGGTGAGCCGCGGTCACCTCGACATCCATCGGTTTGTGGACGCGGCCAGCACCCGCGCAGCCAAACTCTTTGGTCTGTTCCCCAGAAAGGGCACCATCGCCGTGGGAAGCGACGCCGATCTGGTCGTCTACGATCCCATCTACCGGGGCACGCTCTCGGCCAGGACGCAGGTCATGAACGTTGACTACAGCGCGTTCGAGGGTATGGAGATTGACGGACGGCCTTCCGCGGTCACGGTGCGGGGGAGGATCGCAGTCCGCGACGGCCGGTTCGTGGGCGATCCCGGTCGAGGCCGGTTCCTCAGGCGTGAGCCAGCGCATTCCTGA
- a CDS encoding acetyl-CoA carboxylase carboxyltransferase subunit alpha, with the protein MPARDRIEALADPRTFKELARGLVSVDPLKFTDQRAYRARLLDARKQTGLREAVVTGVARIDGLPVVLAVFDFTFLGGTMGSVVGEKIADAFEVATRRRWPVVSVTSSGGARMQEGMLSLMQMAKTAAARGRHHAAGLAHISVLAHPTFGGVAASFASLGDVLVAEPGAQIGFIGPRVIEATIGETLPPGSHRAERLFAGGMVDMLVDRRALREAVSCLVHHLRRPPPARRAAGRLPARATKPASDRPAWEIVQVARRPDRPTALLYIRRLLSRFVELHGDRQFGDDPAVVGGLGELDGQAVVVIGQERGATPQEASARRRGMAYPEGYREALRLMNLAAKFRLPLVTLIDTPGAYPGYEAEQRGIAQALAHDLQAMALLPTPVVAVVIGEGGSGGALALAVGDRVMMLENAYFSVISPEGAAAILYRDVSRAEDLAAALKLTAPDLLRLGVIDEIVPEPPGGAHADPDAAAESVRRHLRAALDALGHQSADRLLRRRYHKYRQIGRVGAYWREVVVGEVQDALEMLERRLPRRREAGRQAPASPAAEG; encoded by the coding sequence ATGCCGGCCCGCGACCGGATCGAAGCCCTGGCCGATCCGCGGACGTTCAAGGAACTCGCCCGCGGACTGGTGTCGGTGGACCCGCTCAAGTTCACGGATCAGCGCGCCTACCGGGCGCGGCTGCTCGATGCCCGCAAGCAGACCGGATTGCGCGAGGCGGTCGTGACCGGCGTTGCCCGGATAGACGGGCTGCCGGTGGTCCTCGCCGTTTTCGACTTCACCTTTCTCGGCGGGACGATGGGCTCGGTGGTGGGGGAGAAGATTGCCGACGCGTTCGAGGTCGCCACACGGCGTCGCTGGCCCGTGGTTTCGGTCACGTCCAGCGGCGGCGCCCGTATGCAGGAGGGGATGCTTTCCCTGATGCAGATGGCCAAGACCGCGGCGGCGCGCGGGCGCCATCACGCCGCCGGACTGGCCCACATCTCGGTGCTCGCCCACCCCACGTTTGGGGGCGTGGCCGCGAGCTTCGCCTCCCTGGGCGACGTGCTGGTGGCTGAGCCCGGGGCGCAGATCGGGTTCATCGGGCCACGCGTCATCGAGGCAACGATCGGCGAGACCCTGCCGCCGGGGTCGCACCGCGCCGAGCGGCTCTTCGCCGGAGGCATGGTGGACATGCTGGTTGACCGGCGCGCCCTGCGCGAGGCGGTCTCGTGCCTGGTCCACCACCTGCGGCGGCCTCCGCCTGCGCGCCGGGCCGCGGGCCGGCTGCCTGCCCGCGCAACAAAGCCGGCATCGGACCGGCCGGCCTGGGAGATCGTCCAGGTCGCACGACGGCCGGATCGCCCTACCGCGCTGCTCTACATACGGCGCCTGCTCTCCCGATTCGTCGAGCTACACGGAGACCGCCAGTTCGGGGACGACCCGGCTGTCGTAGGCGGGCTGGGCGAACTCGACGGTCAGGCCGTGGTCGTGATCGGCCAGGAACGCGGTGCCACCCCACAGGAGGCGTCTGCGCGCCGCCGGGGCATGGCCTATCCCGAGGGCTACCGCGAGGCGCTGCGCCTCATGAACCTGGCCGCCAAGTTCCGCCTGCCGCTGGTGACCCTGATTGACACCCCTGGCGCCTATCCGGGGTACGAAGCCGAACAGCGGGGGATCGCGCAGGCGCTGGCCCACGACCTGCAGGCGATGGCGCTCCTGCCCACGCCCGTGGTGGCGGTGGTGATCGGCGAAGGCGGCAGCGGCGGCGCGCTCGCGCTGGCGGTGGGCGACCGGGTCATGATGCTGGAGAACGCGTACTTCTCGGTCATCTCGCCCGAGGGCGCAGCCGCCATACTCTATCGGGATGTCTCGCGCGCCGAGGACCTCGCGGCCGCGCTCAAGCTGACGGCGCCCGACCTGCTGAGACTAGGCGTGATTGACGAGATCGTGCCCGAACCGCCCGGCGGCGCGCACGCCGATCCCGATGCTGCGGCTGAATCCGTGCGCCGGCATCTTCGCGCGGCGCTGGATGCCCTGGGCCACCAGTCCGCGGACAGGTTATTGCGCCGGCGCTACCACAAGTACCGGCAGATCGGGCGCGTGGGCGCCTACTGGCGAGAGGTGGTGGTGGGAGAGGTGCAGGATGCCCTGGAGATGCTGGAGCGCAGGTTGCCGCGGCGCAGGGAGGCCGGGCGCCAGGCCCCGGCATCACCAGCGGCCGAGGGGTAG
- a CDS encoding EamA family transporter, with protein MRWRGYAAVLTAAALWGISGVVAKSLFSGRVDPLALVEIRLTAAFALTLAIFWIRRRPVRLPRAEVLRLLPLGAAMVLAQSTYYLTISLADVATAIFLQYTAPALVVAYGMALHRERLTAIQALSVSGTIGGAYLLVVGPGGLAVTPAALATGIASAFGFAAWVLVGRSRARTTGSWEMLLYALGTGAVLWSLLVPPWQAYLRPYSAAEWGMIAFIVVAASLVPFGLFLYGLRFIDSRAASLTATIEPVVATAVAAALIGETLTGRGIAGAAIILASVILLQVMPEVSARQT; from the coding sequence ATGCGCTGGCGTGGATATGCGGCGGTGCTCACGGCCGCGGCACTGTGGGGCATCTCGGGCGTTGTTGCCAAGTCGCTCTTCTCCGGGAGGGTGGACCCGCTGGCTCTCGTCGAGATCCGGCTGACCGCGGCCTTCGCCCTCACCCTCGCCATCTTCTGGATCAGGCGTAGGCCGGTCCGGCTGCCCCGCGCCGAGGTCCTCCGGCTCTTGCCGCTCGGCGCGGCGATGGTCCTCGCGCAGTCCACGTACTACCTTACGATCAGCCTCGCCGATGTGGCCACGGCCATCTTTCTACAGTACACCGCGCCCGCGCTTGTCGTGGCCTACGGGATGGCGCTGCACAGGGAGCGGCTAACCGCCATCCAGGCGCTATCCGTGTCGGGCACGATCGGCGGTGCGTACCTGCTCGTTGTGGGCCCTGGAGGCCTGGCGGTCACACCGGCGGCGCTGGCTACCGGCATCGCCTCGGCCTTTGGATTCGCGGCGTGGGTTCTTGTAGGCCGGTCGCGGGCGCGCACAACCGGCTCGTGGGAGATGCTCCTGTACGCGCTGGGCACCGGCGCCGTCCTGTGGAGTCTGTTGGTGCCACCGTGGCAGGCCTACCTGCGGCCGTACAGCGCGGCCGAGTGGGGCATGATAGCGTTCATCGTTGTGGCCGCCTCCCTTGTGCCGTTCGGCCTGTTCCTGTACGGTCTGCGGTTCATAGACAGCAGGGCCGCGAGCCTGACGGCCACGATCGAACCGGTGGTCGCCACCGCGGTCGCGGCGGCCCTCATCGGAGAGACGCTCACCGGCAGGGGGATTGCCGGGGCTGCCATCATCCTGGCATCGGTGATCTTGCTTCAGGTGATGCCCGAGGTCTCGGCCAGGCAGACCTGA
- a CDS encoding aldehyde dehydrogenase family protein: MEGRKLVEAEGGQVYRNFIGGQWQAPRGALTVPNRNPATGETLGQVPLSGREEAREAIEAAREAFPGWRDTPGPVRGRILFRALEIFDREIPRLAGILTQEEGKTLTEATGELQRSRNILEFIAGEGRRLRGETLPSELPNTFTYTRRDPLGVVSLITPWNFPAAIPIWKMAPALVCGNTVVLKPATLVPWTATILVEIFHEAGLPPGVLNMVIGPGSTVGDEIVAHEAVRAVSFTGSNDVGSRLYERAAVRGIRVQAEMGGKNPVVVLDDADLDLAVAGTVQGAYGSTGQRCTATSRVIVTQGIADRFVEAVADRASALVVGDGSAPTSEMGPLVDESQVQSVLRDIAIGRQEGAALITGGHRLTDGALAKGCFVAPTVFDRVTPHMRIFQEEIFGPVLAVCRVPDFYAAVEAANAVRYGLASSIYTRDLTAAMRFVDRSEVGIVHVNQPTVGGEAHLPFGGAKATGIGPREQGSVAVDFYTDLKVVYLDYTGARRTGNLY; the protein is encoded by the coding sequence ATGGAGGGGCGAAAGTTGGTAGAAGCAGAGGGTGGGCAGGTCTACCGGAACTTCATAGGCGGGCAGTGGCAGGCTCCAAGAGGGGCCCTCACGGTCCCCAACCGCAACCCGGCCACCGGCGAGACCCTGGGCCAGGTGCCGCTGTCAGGCCGCGAGGAGGCGCGGGAGGCGATCGAGGCCGCGCGCGAGGCGTTCCCGGGATGGCGCGACACCCCGGGCCCGGTGCGGGGGCGCATCCTCTTCCGTGCGCTGGAGATCTTCGATCGCGAGATCCCACGCCTCGCCGGGATTCTGACCCAGGAGGAAGGCAAGACGCTGACAGAGGCAACCGGCGAGCTGCAGCGCAGCCGCAACATCTTGGAATTCATCGCCGGCGAAGGCCGACGCCTGCGGGGCGAAACGCTTCCCAGCGAGCTGCCCAATACCTTCACCTACACCCGCCGCGACCCCCTGGGCGTGGTGAGTTTGATCACGCCGTGGAACTTCCCGGCCGCGATCCCGATCTGGAAGATGGCACCCGCGCTGGTCTGCGGCAACACCGTGGTCCTCAAGCCGGCGACGCTCGTGCCCTGGACCGCGACGATACTGGTCGAGATCTTTCACGAGGCCGGGCTGCCCCCAGGGGTCCTCAACATGGTGATCGGGCCGGGCAGCACCGTGGGCGATGAGATCGTGGCTCACGAGGCGGTTCGGGCTGTCTCGTTCACCGGGTCCAATGACGTGGGATCGCGGCTCTACGAACGCGCTGCGGTCCGCGGCATCCGCGTGCAGGCCGAGATGGGCGGTAAGAACCCGGTGGTGGTGCTGGACGACGCCGATCTCGACCTGGCCGTCGCCGGGACCGTACAGGGTGCCTACGGTTCCACCGGTCAGCGCTGCACCGCAACCAGCCGGGTGATCGTCACCCAGGGAATCGCCGATCGGTTCGTGGAGGCCGTGGCCGATCGGGCCTCGGCGCTGGTGGTGGGTGACGGGTCGGCCCCGACCTCCGAGATGGGTCCGCTGGTGGACGAATCGCAGGTGCAGAGCGTGCTGCGCGACATCGCCATCGGCCGGCAGGAAGGCGCGGCGCTGATCACTGGCGGTCACCGGCTCACCGACGGTGCCCTAGCCAAGGGGTGCTTCGTCGCGCCCACGGTGTTCGATCGCGTGACCCCGCATATGCGCATCTTCCAGGAAGAGATCTTCGGCCCGGTGCTGGCGGTCTGCCGGGTGCCGGACTTCTACGCCGCGGTGGAAGCCGCCAATGCCGTGCGCTATGGGCTGGCCTCGTCCATATATACCCGCGATCTGACCGCGGCCATGCGCTTCGTGGACCGCAGCGAGGTCGGTATCGTGCACGTCAACCAGCCCACGGTGGGTGGTGAAGCCCACCTGCCCTTCGGCGGCGCCAAGGCCACAGGCATCGGCCCGCGCGAGCAGGGGAGCGTGGCCGTAGACTTCTACACCGATCTCAAGGTTGTCTACCTTGACTACACAGGCGCGCGGCGCACGGGCAACCTCTATTGA